One window of the Dreissena polymorpha isolate Duluth1 chromosome 5, UMN_Dpol_1.0, whole genome shotgun sequence genome contains the following:
- the LOC127882231 gene encoding EGFR adapter protein-like, with amino-acid sequence MRKKKGKFTRLESLMGLDRSHIEDETLRNALWYQAGIPRDVALEILSQEDIGSFIVRDSSTHPGCFALSVRVPKFSNPSGISHYLIMKTADGVKLKGLDKEWSNVVSLVTHHSIMAEMLPCTLKVPRDTTNPAFKNCDKDDKEEDPDYQRLADFSSMMEALKE; translated from the exons GTTGGAGTCCCTGATGGGTCTTGACAGGAGCCACATAGAGGACGAGACACTACGCAATGCCTTGTGGTACCAGGCCGGTATACCCAG GGATGTTGCCCTGGAGATCCTATCCCAGGAAGACATCGGCTCCTTCATTGTGCGAGACAGCTCCACCCATCCAGGCTGTTTTGCCCTCTCCGTGCGGGTGCCGAAGTTCTCCAACCCATCCGGAATCTCACACTATCTTATTATGAAGACTGCAGACGGTGTTAAGTTAAAG GGCCTGGACAAGGAGTGGTCCAATGTGGTATCGCTGGTGACGCACCACAGCATCATGGCGGAGATGTTACCCTGTACGCTGAAGGTGCCGCGTGACACGACCAACCCTGCCTTCAAGAACTGTGATAAGGACGACAAGGAGGAGGACCCGGACTACCAAAGGCTTGCAGACTTTTCTTCCATGATGGAGGCCTTGAAAGAGTGA
- the LOC127881437 gene encoding palmitoyltransferase ZDHHC1-like, with amino-acid sequence MADIEALTEPSRKNGCTLPPHITQVIAWVVLVVFGVLHFTSLVPALHNSWQPAAHAVPGVVIFVHLIVHVATLTIDPCDDKVLQAKLPKVKLNRAKHSFVIEDGHCNVCQVDVGYYKDSKIRHCRECNKCVKNFDHHCPWLNTCIGAKNYRWYIATLATALVALVLVTGITVMEFITYFTDKNDRNILQPYRDLNATLHYKDADFQILCQRVPHEAWLAMLAVLFTLGVVAVGLITHLLGFHIYLIYHKLTTYAFITAERPKKSQTKLNKNTTSCYIKKGKVNPSNNKDSSFNNTVQGTCLPSFNFLRFIKRGNRSNVKIQPTSASAIPAENNNSKLVMDNELNGATLFMVDETAMRFTANSSFQNSVL; translated from the exons ATGGCGGATATAGAGGCCTTAACTGAACCTAGTCGTAAAAATGGATGTACTCTTCCACCCCATATCACCCAGGTGATAGCCTGGGTGGTACTGGTGGTTTTCGGAGTATTACATTTTACGTCACTGGTGCCTGCGCTTCACAACTCCTGGCAGCCCGCAGCTCATGCAGTGCCGGGGGTGGTGATCTTCGTGCACCTTATTGTCCACGTGGCAACTTTAACCATCGACCCGTGTGATGATAAGGTGCTTCAGGCCAAATTGCCAAAAGTCAAATTGAACAGAGCAAAGCATAGTTTCGTCATAGAAGATGGCCATTGTAACGTCTGTCAAGTGGACGTTGGGTACTA CAAGGATAGTAAAATAAGGCACTGTAGAGAGTGCAACAAGTGTGTGAAGAATTTTGACCATCACTGTCCATGGTTGAACACCTGCATTGGAGCCAAGAACTACCG ATGGTACATAGCAACACTTGCCACGGCTCTTGTTGCTCTTGTCTTGGTCACCGGTATTACTGTGATGGAATTCATCACATACTTCACTGACAAAAACGACAGAAACATTCTGCAGCCATATCGAG ACCTTAATGCTACGTTACACTACAAAGATGCGGACTTCCAAATCCTCTGCCAGAGAGTGCCTCATGAGGCGTGGCTTGCCATGTTAGCTGTCTTATTCACACTGGGTGTCGTAGCTGTCGGCTTAATCACACACCTCCTTGGTTTCCACATCTACCTCA TTTACCACAAATTGACAACATATGCCTTTATTACGGCTGAGAGACCAAAGAAAAGCCAGACAAAGCTCAACAAAAATACCACAAGCTGCTACATAAAGAAG GGCAAAGTGAACCCATCAAACAACAAGGATAGCAGTTTCAACAACACAGTCCAGGGAACCTGCCTACCATCATTTAACTTCCTGAGGTTTATCAAGAGGGGAAACCGGTCCAATGTTAAGATCCAACCCACCTCTGCCAGCGCCATACCTGCAGAGAACAACAACTCCAAACTG GTGATGGACAATGAGCTCAACGGCGCCACCCTGTTTATGGTGGACGAGACTGCCATGAGGTTCACAGCCAACAGCAGCTTCCAGAATTCAGTACTGTAG